In Equus przewalskii isolate Varuska chromosome 6, EquPr2, whole genome shotgun sequence, one DNA window encodes the following:
- the TMEM86A gene encoding lysoplasmalogenase TMEM86A isoform X2 codes for MCIAVCPGQECVCLSAKRGPHPGTGITVTFLDASPGFPEGRGPGGTHPPVREEKPLLSPQKPGGLGGVEARPRPPSSPACSVAVSAVTSRGSQSKDPAPGAREVLSVAPGFVNVVASSHGPSASWPLQLGAGARRRRRRRHGVPCHCGVLMFAVTHMLYASAFGMRPLALRTGLVMAVLAGLYYALLYPGLSGAFTYLVGVYVAIITFMGWRAVAGLQLVGAAWRWTELAAGSGAVLFMVSDMTIGINKFCFPVPYSRALIMSTYYAAQMLIALSAVESREPVEDYRLSKAN; via the exons ATGTGTATAGCCGTGTGTCCAGGACAGGAATGTGTTTGTCTCTCAGCCAAGCGCGGTCCTCACCCAGGGACTGGGATCACGGTCACGTTCCTGGATGCCTCGCCCGGCTTCCCGGAGGGGCGGGGTCCCGGGGGGACCCACCCCCCCGTCCGGGAGGAGAAGCCCCTTCTCTCTCCGCAGAAGCCGGGGGGCCTGGGCGGTGTCGaagccaggccccgccccccctCGAGTCCAGCCTGCTCAGTGGCCGTGTCTGCGGTGACGTCGCGGGGATCGCAGAGCAAAGACCCGGCGCCGGGCGCGCGGGAGGTATTGTCCGTCGCCCCGGGCTTTGTTAACGTCGTCGCCAGCTCCCACGGCCCGAGCGCGTCCTGGCCGCTGCAGCTCGGAGCGGgtgcccgccgccgccgccgccgccgccatggTGTCCCCTGTCACTGTG GTGTGCTGATGTTTGCTGTGACCCACATGCTCTACGCCTCGGCCTTTGGCATGCGGCCACTGGCTCTTCGGACAGGTCTGGTGATGGCAGTGCTGGCAGGCCTGTACTACGCCCTCCTCTACCCGGGCCTCTCAGGTGCCTTCACCTACCTGGTGGGGGTCTATGTGGCCATTATCACCTTCATGGGCTGGCGTGCTGTGGCGGGGCTGCAGCTGGTTGGGGCAGCCTGGCGCTGGACTGAGCTGGCGGCAGGCAGTGGTGCAGTGCTCTTTATGGTCTCAGACATGACCATCGGCATCAACAAGTTTTGCTTCCCTGTGCCCTACTCGCGGGCGCTCATCATGTCCACCTACTACGCTGCCCAGATGCTCATCGCCCTGTCAGCTGTCGAGAGCCGGGAGCCAGTGGAAGACTACAGACTGAGCAAGGCCAACTGA
- the TMEM86A gene encoding lysoplasmalogenase TMEM86A isoform X3: MVSPVTVVKSEGPKLVPFFKATCVYFVLWLPSSSPSWVSALIKCLPIFCLWLFLLAHGLGFLLAHPSATRIFVGLVFSAVGDAFLIWQDQGYFVHGVLMFAVTHMLYASAFGMRPLALRTGLVMAVLAGLYYALLYPGLSGAFTYLVGVYVAIITFMGWRAVAGLQLVGAAWRWTELAAGSGAVLFMVSDMTIGINKFCFPVPYSRALIMSTYYAAQMLIALSAVESREPVEDYRLSKAN, translated from the exons atggTGTCCCCTGTCACTGTG GTGAAGAGTGAGGGACCCAAGCTGGTGCCCTTCTTCAAGGCCACCTGCGTGTATTTTGTGCTCTGGCTGCCCTCATCCAGCCCGTCGTGGGTCAGCGCCCTCATCAAGTGCCTGCCCATCTTCTGCCTCTGGCTCTTCCTTCTGGCCCATGGCCTAGGATTCCTGCTGGCCCATCCCAGTGCCACCCGCATCTTTGTGGGGCTCGTCTTCTCCGCTGTAGGTGATGCCTTCCTCATCTGGCAGGACCAGGGCTACTTTGTGCACG GTGTGCTGATGTTTGCTGTGACCCACATGCTCTACGCCTCGGCCTTTGGCATGCGGCCACTGGCTCTTCGGACAGGTCTGGTGATGGCAGTGCTGGCAGGCCTGTACTACGCCCTCCTCTACCCGGGCCTCTCAGGTGCCTTCACCTACCTGGTGGGGGTCTATGTGGCCATTATCACCTTCATGGGCTGGCGTGCTGTGGCGGGGCTGCAGCTGGTTGGGGCAGCCTGGCGCTGGACTGAGCTGGCGGCAGGCAGTGGTGCAGTGCTCTTTATGGTCTCAGACATGACCATCGGCATCAACAAGTTTTGCTTCCCTGTGCCCTACTCGCGGGCGCTCATCATGTCCACCTACTACGCTGCCCAGATGCTCATCGCCCTGTCAGCTGTCGAGAGCCGGGAGCCAGTGGAAGACTACAGACTGAGCAAGGCCAACTGA
- the TMEM86A gene encoding lysoplasmalogenase TMEM86A isoform X1 produces the protein MCIAVCPGQECVCLSAKRGPHPGTGITVTFLDASPGFPEGRGPGGTHPPVREEKPLLSPQKPGGLGGVEARPRPPSSPACSVAVSAVTSRGSQSKDPAPGAREVKSEGPKLVPFFKATCVYFVLWLPSSSPSWVSALIKCLPIFCLWLFLLAHGLGFLLAHPSATRIFVGLVFSAVGDAFLIWQDQGYFVHGVLMFAVTHMLYASAFGMRPLALRTGLVMAVLAGLYYALLYPGLSGAFTYLVGVYVAIITFMGWRAVAGLQLVGAAWRWTELAAGSGAVLFMVSDMTIGINKFCFPVPYSRALIMSTYYAAQMLIALSAVESREPVEDYRLSKAN, from the exons ATGTGTATAGCCGTGTGTCCAGGACAGGAATGTGTTTGTCTCTCAGCCAAGCGCGGTCCTCACCCAGGGACTGGGATCACGGTCACGTTCCTGGATGCCTCGCCCGGCTTCCCGGAGGGGCGGGGTCCCGGGGGGACCCACCCCCCCGTCCGGGAGGAGAAGCCCCTTCTCTCTCCGCAGAAGCCGGGGGGCCTGGGCGGTGTCGaagccaggccccgccccccctCGAGTCCAGCCTGCTCAGTGGCCGTGTCTGCGGTGACGTCGCGGGGATCGCAGAGCAAAGACCCGGCGCCGGGCGCGCGGGAG GTGAAGAGTGAGGGACCCAAGCTGGTGCCCTTCTTCAAGGCCACCTGCGTGTATTTTGTGCTCTGGCTGCCCTCATCCAGCCCGTCGTGGGTCAGCGCCCTCATCAAGTGCCTGCCCATCTTCTGCCTCTGGCTCTTCCTTCTGGCCCATGGCCTAGGATTCCTGCTGGCCCATCCCAGTGCCACCCGCATCTTTGTGGGGCTCGTCTTCTCCGCTGTAGGTGATGCCTTCCTCATCTGGCAGGACCAGGGCTACTTTGTGCACG GTGTGCTGATGTTTGCTGTGACCCACATGCTCTACGCCTCGGCCTTTGGCATGCGGCCACTGGCTCTTCGGACAGGTCTGGTGATGGCAGTGCTGGCAGGCCTGTACTACGCCCTCCTCTACCCGGGCCTCTCAGGTGCCTTCACCTACCTGGTGGGGGTCTATGTGGCCATTATCACCTTCATGGGCTGGCGTGCTGTGGCGGGGCTGCAGCTGGTTGGGGCAGCCTGGCGCTGGACTGAGCTGGCGGCAGGCAGTGGTGCAGTGCTCTTTATGGTCTCAGACATGACCATCGGCATCAACAAGTTTTGCTTCCCTGTGCCCTACTCGCGGGCGCTCATCATGTCCACCTACTACGCTGCCCAGATGCTCATCGCCCTGTCAGCTGTCGAGAGCCGGGAGCCAGTGGAAGACTACAGACTGAGCAAGGCCAACTGA